The nucleotide sequence CGATCTCCTCTCCCCCGCTGAGCCGTTGCACCGGCTGTGAAGCGGGGGATGTGTTTTTTTTCAGGCCGCCGTGTCCGGTTCGGCCTGCTCTTGACGCGCCTGAAGCGCGGGCGGAGTGGGATTGGGAGTTTCCGGCTCGTCTCCGGTCACCCCTGCAATCAAGTCCCAGAGACGACGACGGCGCTGGGGATCGGGCATGTACGTGACCAACACGGTTGCGGGGGCAAGCGGGGGGTTCATGCGGTGGAATCCTCCTGGGCGGGAGTACGGCGCTTATCGAAATAGTGATAAGCCTCAGCAAAAAAAGACTCCCCGAAGGCACGGGCCAAAGCACGAACCGTGCTGATTCGAGGATCCTTGACCTGCCCTTGCTCTATGGCAGAGATGGCACGGGTACTGAGTGCGGCTTTTTCGGCCAACTCTTCCTGTGACCACCCCTGGGCACTGCGTTCTTGGGCCACAAATTGCCCAAACGTCATATCGGTCATGCCTTACTCTACCATAATAATGGCAGAAGGCAAGAACTCTGACCATTATTTCGTTTGGATATCGGGAACGGATTAACTACCATGCGCGTAGTACCACCATCATGGTTATGGCTATCCCGATGACTAGACCTCCCACCCCTCTAAGGAAGAGAAAGCCGGAATGGGCGCTTGCAATCGAACTGCGCCGCACCCAGCTTCAGCTCTCGCAGGAGGTCGTCGCTGAGCGGGCTGAGATGTCGCAGTCCTATTACTCGGACATCGAGCGCGGCTCTAAAGAGCTGATGGGGCTGACTCTTGGCAAGCTGCTTGGACTCGCCCGCGCCCTCGACTGGACCCTGCTCGACATGCAGCGGGCCACCGGCGTGGACTTTGGCCTGGCTGAACTGGAGCTGGTGGGAGAAGGCAGCGCCGATGTCTACCCGCTCGACGCGGCCCTGGACCCCTCGCGCCCCGGCGCCCCAGTGGACCATGACGCGGTGGCCCCAGGCATCGTGCGCCCGCTGCTGCTGCGGGCCGACACCGAGGAAATGCAGGGCACCACGCGGGCCAGCATTCGCCCCGGCAGCATCCTGCACGTTGACCTCAACGACACCGAACTGGACGAGGGGCGCGTGTACGTCATCACCGACGAGGACGGCCCCCATGTTCGTCTCTACACCGTGACCCGGCTGGGCGCTGTGTTCCGCGCCGAGAACCGCATTTTCGAGGACATACCCGCCGACGAAGCCCGCGTGGTGGGCCGAGTGGTATCCGTCGCCAGCGACTACGACCCCAACCTGAACTGAGAGACGACCATGTTCCAGACCTACTTCCTGAGAAAACGTCCCCTCCCCCGCACCGCGCCCATCTGCGGGTATGTCAGCGCGGGGCGACCTCTGGAGGCCGAACCGTTCCTGGCGCGTCGGCGCATGCCGATTCCGGTGCAGTTGCGGCGGTTCGGCATGGCGGTGTTCCGGGTGACGGGCGACAGCATGACCCGGGAGGACGGCAGCGGTCTGGTGGACGGCGGCTGGGTACTGGTGGACACGCGGGACCCCCTGACCCACGACGGGCACCTGGGAGCGTTCCAGTTGGACGACGGCACGATGGTCACCAAGCGCTACGGGTTGCACAAGGGGCGGCCCTCGATGCACAGCGACAACCCGGCGTATGAGCCGCTGCCGCTCTCAGCAGGCATTCGGCGCCTGGGGCGGGTCTATGCCTACAGCACCGATGGTCGGACGTGGGAGAAGGTCGGCTGGAAAGGGTGGAACTGAGGGAGGTGCCCTAGGCGGGATTCAAAAAGGCATATTTTTTTGCCCTGTTTTTTGACGGATTTTCAGTACTGGACGCAGGTTCTCGCGGTATGGGAGGGATAAGAATGAAGAGGCTGCTGATACCAATCTTTGCCGTGGCCATATCTGGTCTTGCTGGGGCAACAACTATCTTGGGAAGCAAAATGCAAATCCAGAAATTCGGTTTTTGTAAAACCTACGGCTGTACTCTGAAAAAAACCACTAGGGAATATAGTGAGTATCACAACGCTTACGTCACCAACTTTGACCTAAGTCTAAAAAAGTCCGGGGCGATCATCAGCTTGACTCGTTCTCCAGACGGCCAAGCCAACATGACAAGTATCCGTGTTGCTGCGTATCCGCTCCCCCCAGAGTATGCCAAGGTGGTTCAGTCCTTCATCAAGGAATCTATGGGAGCGACCTACTCCCTAAGCCAGATGAACGCATGCCTCAAGGAAGCAGAGCGCGATCTCAATGAGGAAGGCGGTCTCGGATCTTTCAACTACTTGGGCGCCAAATGCTCGCTAAAGCAAGTTGGCGGATCTTACGAAGCGGTCTTCTGGACTTTTCAACCGACCTGACCTTTGATTGGAGTCCCCAACTCTGATGACCAAGGAGTTTCCGATGCACAAGCTGCTGCCCCTGCTTGCCCTCGCCACCCTCAGCTCGGCTCAGGCCGCCACGTCCCTTCAGGAGTACATGCAGGGCAGCGGCGGCAAGCTCCGGGTCGAAGACGGCATCGTCGTGGTAAACAAACGCACCCGTGATCTGACCTACCTGCCGCTCGGCGTGGCCGCGATGGGTCAGACCTCGCAGGGGCGACTGAACCGCGTGGGCGTCTTCGCGTTCAAGGACCGCCTGAGCGCCGCTGAGGTGGACCTGCTCGCCACCAACGTCACCCGCATCGCCAGCAAGTGCTTCAACATCAGCCAGGAGCGCGGGGACGCGGTGGCCGCCTGGCTCACCCGCGAGAACCGCACGCTGCTGCGGAGCACCACCAAGAGCTTCGGGCCGCTGGACGCCACTTTTGTTCGCAATGTGACCAAGGACGGCAGCTTCTTCACCGCCGTTCACCTGCAACGCAGCGGGCAGCCCGGCGCGGCCCCCTGGCTCAACTACTGCGTGAAGTGAGGCTGACTATGAAAAAGACCCTGCTGCTCGCCTGTCTGTCCCTCTTCGCCTCTGCCGGTGCGGGCAGCATTCCCGGCACCAAGGTGTCGTACAAAATCGCCCAGGATGCCATGACCGGCGGCAGCGCCAGTATGGTCTTCGTAGACGCCACCGAGGACACCAGCGGCAAGACCTACATGGCGCTGGTCTGTGACCTGGGGAACGCCACCTTCCGCTTCTACAGCAAGACCAGCCTCGGCAGCCGCGCCGGTGAACAGGTGCTGTTCTTCTACCGTGCCGACGACAACAGGCTGCGAACGGCAGAAGGCACTCTGCGCGAGGACACCAAGACCGGCAAACTGAGCGTGCTCGACTTCAAGTACGACAGCCCGGCGCTGTTCCAGACCTTCGCCACGGCCCGAATGAAGGTGGTGGCCCGAGTCAACCGCAACAGCATGTCCTCTATGACGCTCACCTTCCCGGTCAAGGGCTTCATGCAGGGCTTCCGGACGATTGGGAACTGCGAGTGAGGCGCCTCTTCCTCGCCCTCCTCCTGCTCTCCCCCCCGGCCTGCGCCGCCTGCCCTCCGGCAAGGTAACTCCTCAGTGACTCCCTCCATTGCTGCCATTGGATGCATCCGCGTCAGCACCGACCAGCAGGCGGACCAATACGGCCCGGATCGCCAACGCCAGGAGATTGAACGCGAGGCTGAGCGGGCAGGGTTGGACATCATCGACTGGCTGGAGGAATCGGTCAGCGGCGCCAACCATGCCCGCGCTGCCGAGAACGCCTACTACGCCCTGCTGCGCGAGCGGCCTGGCCTGAATTTCATCTTCAGCCACCCAAACCGCGTGGGCCGACACGTCGAGGTCATCGTCGGCATTGCCCGGACCATCCACCAGCGCGGCGGCACCGTCCACGTTGCGGGGCTTGGCAACCTGCGAGATGCCCGGAACTGGAAATACTTCCTGCGCGACGCTGCTGACGCCGAGAGCGATTACCAGAACATCGTCCACCAGCTGGTGAGCGGCAAACGGGCGAAGGCGGCCATTCACGGACTCTGGCCGCACGGCGACGTGCCCTGGGGCTACGTCCTGCAACGTGACCAGCGGGGCCGCTCCACGCTGCCTGCGCCGGACCCCGCCGTAGCACCCATCATCCGCCGCGTATTCGACCTTGCGGAGACGATGGGCCAAGCCAGGATGCAGCAGGTGCTGAATGCCGAGGGCCTGCCCACCGCGAAGGGCGGCAGGTGGGCGACCACCAGCTTGAACAACATCCTCAGCAACAGTCGCTACACCGGCGAGGCCGTGTTTCAGGGCATCACCGTGCGCTACGAGGCCATCATCACCAAGGAGCAGTTCGAGCGCGTACAGGTCAAGCGTGCCCTGCGCAAGCGCGAGCCAGGGCCGCGCGACACCTCGCTGCTGTGGGCCGGGCACGTGCGTTGCCCAGACTGTGGCGGGTCTATCGGGCGGGACGGGCACAAGACCAAGTACGGCCAGTACATCTACTATCGCTGCTGGCGCTCCCGGCGGGGTGAGGCAGCGCGGCAGGGCCTCGAGCAACCGTGCGCGAACAGTCGCAACTGGCCGACCGGCGAAGCCGACGACCTCTGGTGGCTCTACCTGGTGGAGCACCTGACCGACCCAGCGTTGCTGGCCGAGATCGTCGCGCCACCGATTGAACCTGCGGTCTCTCCCCCACCAGCCCGCGTCTCCGAGCTGGAAGACGCCATTGCCCGGGCCTGGGAACCCTTCGCTGCCGGGAAGATTCCGCAGTCGGTGGCCGAGCGGCTCGCCGCGCCTTATGTGGCCGAGTTGGAGCAGTTGCGGGCGGAGTACGGTCCCCGGCCTGCCCGACCTGCGCCCAACTACGCGGTGCAGGCGGCACAGTTCGCGTCGGCGTTGCGCGGTGGGGGGCTGACGTTCGCGCAGCGACGGGAGTTGCTGGCGGCACTAGACGTGCGGCTGTACGTCGGGCCACACGGCCCCGAGCGCCTGAGCCTGAACATCCCTTAAACTGCTGAGGTTGCCGTGCCAGAGCGCACGCAGAAATAAGGAGGAATCTTTGTGGGTTCTGGATTAGCTGTAGGAATCGTCGGTCTTCCCAACGTCGGGAAAAGCACCCTGTTCAACGCCATCACCCGCGCCGGGG is from Deinococcus wulumuqiensis R12 and encodes:
- a CDS encoding helix-turn-helix domain-containing protein; this translates as MTDMTFGQFVAQERSAQGWSQEELAEKAALSTRAISAIEQGQVKDPRISTVRALARAFGESFFAEAYHYFDKRRTPAQEDSTA
- a CDS encoding XRE family transcriptional regulator, which translates into the protein MTRPPTPLRKRKPEWALAIELRRTQLQLSQEVVAERAEMSQSYYSDIERGSKELMGLTLGKLLGLARALDWTLLDMQRATGVDFGLAELELVGEGSADVYPLDAALDPSRPGAPVDHDAVAPGIVRPLLLRADTEEMQGTTRASIRPGSILHVDLNDTELDEGRVYVITDEDGPHVRLYTVTRLGAVFRAENRIFEDIPADEARVVGRVVSVASDYDPNLN
- a CDS encoding recombinase family protein — protein: MTPSIAAIGCIRVSTDQQADQYGPDRQRQEIEREAERAGLDIIDWLEESVSGANHARAAENAYYALLRERPGLNFIFSHPNRVGRHVEVIVGIARTIHQRGGTVHVAGLGNLRDARNWKYFLRDAADAESDYQNIVHQLVSGKRAKAAIHGLWPHGDVPWGYVLQRDQRGRSTLPAPDPAVAPIIRRVFDLAETMGQARMQQVLNAEGLPTAKGGRWATTSLNNILSNSRYTGEAVFQGITVRYEAIITKEQFERVQVKRALRKREPGPRDTSLLWAGHVRCPDCGGSIGRDGHKTKYGQYIYYRCWRSRRGEAARQGLEQPCANSRNWPTGEADDLWWLYLVEHLTDPALLAEIVAPPIEPAVSPPPARVSELEDAIARAWEPFAAGKIPQSVAERLAAPYVAELEQLRAEYGPRPARPAPNYAVQAAQFASALRGGGLTFAQRRELLAALDVRLYVGPHGPERLSLNIP
- a CDS encoding LexA family protein; protein product: MFQTYFLRKRPLPRTAPICGYVSAGRPLEAEPFLARRRMPIPVQLRRFGMAVFRVTGDSMTREDGSGLVDGGWVLVDTRDPLTHDGHLGAFQLDDGTMVTKRYGLHKGRPSMHSDNPAYEPLPLSAGIRRLGRVYAYSTDGRTWEKVGWKGWN